A single window of Archangium gephyra DNA harbors:
- a CDS encoding hybrid non-ribosomal peptide synthetase/type I polyketide synthase, producing MADNDIAIIGMAGRFPGAADLHAFWKNLREGVESISRFQAEELEPSPLVPEALRAHPDFVRAGGVLEGADLFDHGFFDIAPREALWMDPQQRVFLECAWAALEDAAYDPERFPGKISLYAGAGQSGHVLSLLGHVKKDPASLFEALGTTNAENVATKASFKLRLRGESLALYTACSTGLVAVHMACQSLLLRQSDIALAGAVRISLPQRTGYLYQDGMIFSPDGHCRAFDARARGTVSGNGVGVVVLKPLADALRDGDHVYAVIKGSAINNDGHQKVGYTAPSVEGQAEAISEALAYAGVGAGELDYVEAHGTGTPLGDPIELSALTRAFRRDTEARGYCAIGSVKTNIGHLDTAAGIAGLLKATLALHHEELPASLHFERPNPAIDFAGSPFFVASERRPWARGEKPRLAGVSSFGIGGTNAHAILGEAPLTESRPSARPRQLVTLSARTATALDAMTHELAAWLEARPGVDLADLAFTRNVGRKAFEHRRTLVAADVPSLLGRLKAPPAAQAIPSLEAAREQRVAFLFPGQGAQSVGMARELYAAEPGFREHVDACLALLTPRLGRPLHPLLYPAPAQEAEAREALADPRYALPLLFTVEYALARLWMDWGVEPRALFGHSYGEYVAACLAGVLTLEDALALAVVRGQLMARMPPGAMTAAGCSEAELQPLLTGALSLASINGASRCVVSGPVDEVERLEQELARRGVGSLRLPARQAFHSAAVEPLREELQRTVAGLRLSAPQRPYISSLTGTWIRPEEATDPSYWARQMRQPVRFAEGLDTLQRDGCAVFLEVGPDQALTTLARMHLRGSEPVRVVPSLPRSGVSASDHGALLEAVGALWQAGLEVSWERFYAHEQRQRLSLPSYPFERQLFRLEPRWMEMDVAPAPVPVMAPVTAPVAAPISVVAPAGKEGPRTDVERQVMAIWRERLGVEDFGIHDNFLELGGNSLMAAQMLTRLRESFPVQIPLSDLFEAPTVAGVAGRIEARLKEVEGSGTGVPVPRLVPVTREGELPLSFVQERVCALERFSPGNPALHMSVALRLTGSLDVAVLERGLAEIVRRHEVLRVTYAFVDGRFVPRVHSEMKTPLQVVVLEGSREQREAEALRLAQEDIERPFSLEQGPVLRASLARIAPDSHLLFVTVHHVISDTLSMVAIARELAVNYEAFLQGRPSPLPALSVQYMDFAAWQRRTLESGAFPAQVAYWRERMAAPPGPLALPTDRPRGASSPLRSARRLFGLSRRLSDAILALGQREGFTSFMILLAGYKALLARYAGQEDIVVGTPIGNRSRGELEPLIGYVAHAVPLRTDLSGDPSFRELIGRVRDTTLGAHANPDVPYEHLVRELEPKKDSGTSRLFDALFVLHHAGFGSHVELPGLRLEHVQVEAPSQFGSLLSSHCLALGESEQGFSGDMEYATELFDAATIERMIGHFEALLASAVENPDLRLSELSLETREERSQREALAAPAPRGEIISIAALLEAQASKAPEAPAVTAGARSLSWGELRERARHLAGALVHKGVGPEQLVAVCLEPSPERLVAQWAVLEAGGAWVLVPPSRLRELASLAPEGAPVPLLLTDSRLRTSVPLDASRVLYVDTSLEGVPALEHRAAPAGAEAMVCLEALGVTEATPRRAIHTPRTVAHLFRALDEGQGGTSGGAWLWAEEAAGQGSGLEVLWALCRGLRVVLPREPASARFVVGRDSAPRRPLAFSLSYFANDEDTLGRRKYQLLLDGARFADSHGFSAIWTPERHFHSFGGLYPSPAITGAGIATLTENVGIRAGSVVLPLHDPLQVAEEWAMIDNLSGGRVGVSFASGWHANDFVFAPDNYARRKELMHRGIETVRHLWRGGTVRRRNGDGHEVEISIRPRPVQAELPFWLTAAGSPETFRLAGELGANVLTNLMGQQLDSLAEKVALYRETWRRHGHGPGRGHVSLMMHAFLGTEVSEVRRTVREPLMRYFRGSVDISSGFIASQGLNVDPRSLSPRDMEAMLEHGFERHLEDGGLFGTPESCEAMIERVRRLDVDEVACLVDFGTSVEETMTSLQHLDTLRRRSQPQGTGAVSSVWAESGAEVESVLALVRETGATYLHCTPSLARALATLPRVSEALRSVRRLFVEGAAPELAASLARAAGVEVLRREEAFGPAAWLPVRAEEKGTPVFLPPAHLHVQVLDSRGMPVPVGVSGVLAIGGEGVPRGFWKEPPLEAGARLLPMGQRARRRADGSVELLAGGAPAARRPAPAPVQAPRPEVARPEAARRAEGPPSIARVPRDRPLPLSFSQQRLWYLDQLEPGNVAYNNPSALRLSGPLNAAALERALNEVVRRHEALRTTFALEDSGPVQRIAEALSVPLPVVRLEAEGDRDAAIVEWAREEARRPFELAAGPLIRAALLRIEDTEHVLLVTPHHIVSDGWSAGVMLKELAVLYAAFVSGAASPLPELPVQYVDYAAWQHEWLRGPTLEKELSWWKQTLADVPVLRLSTDKPRPAVQSYRGAQHRFTVPRSVSEALGALAKREGATPFMVLMAAYQLLLSRYSGQEDFAVGTAVAGRSRPELEPLVGCFINSLPLRADLSGDPSFVELLGRVRRTALEGFAHQEVPFEKLVDALHVSRDLGHSPIFQTLLVLHNVPMPTVKLAGLTLSGMDLHVGAAKLDLALELRETPDGLWGGLEYNTDLFDAETIARLGGHFLRLLEGIAAAPEHRLSALTLLSEAERRQLLVEWNPPHVPASSATVLELFEAQVARTPDAPAVADAGEVLSYRELAARAWRIASLLRRQGVGSECVVALAMERPTDVVSSILGTLAAGGAWLPLDLSSPPERLRLVLEDAGARVVLTREAMTGRFAGAGRTVLAVESAASEPSVPLTSRPEPHHAAYVLFTSGSTGKPKGVVVEHRQLAHATRARFEVYGTPGVCVPLSPFTFDASLAGLFWTLLHGGTLRFPDSGVMDDPRELAASLARHGVTHLIGVPVLYAQILAAAPAGGLSSLRAVTVGGEACPRDLVRAHHEALPGTALFNEYGPTEATIWSTVHKVDPSDLGPVPIGRAIPGARVYVLSERLQPVPVGVPGELYVGGAGVARGYLGRPELTSERFVADPFDTSPGARLYRTGDRVRWRKDGVLEFLGRQDGQVKVRGFRIETGEVEVALAAHSGLREVAVAAREDGRGGRRLVGYVVPHQRPGPTPDALRAFLRERLPEYMVPSAFVERESLPRTRNGKVDLGALPAPELQTAVRSAAYVAPRNELETQLARIWCEVLGVERVGVDDNFFELGGDSILSIQIVTRAGRAGIELSPRQVFQNPTVARLAAVANTRLAVQAEQGPVTGPVALSPIQRWFFAQSPAEPHHWNMSLFLEVRTALDAALLERTLGLVVEHHDALRLRFARTEAGWRQVCAPPGEPVRLERVDLSGVAPEARTAELERRATEAQSSLRLEEGPLLRAVLFDLGSGQSGRLLLVLHHLLVDGVSWRILLEDLLGTYQRLAAGAPVALPPKTTSFQAWAHGLSEHARSGKLDAERSWWLARPWARVTRLPVDSPGGENLEGTARGVSLSLTAEETRALLQDVPKAYHSQINDALLTALARTVGRWSGNPLVLVDVEGHGREELLAGLDVSRTVGWFTTFFPALLEARQAAGPGETLRDVKESLRAVPSKGMGYGLLRHLAEDAGLAGLPRAELSFNYLGQVDGALNGNGMLALAPEGMGPQRGPRTRRPYLLDVVGAVVGGRLQMTWTYGESIHRRETVEKLAADFLERLRELIAHCQSPEAGGHTPSDFPMAKVKQSQLDKLSARFGKKTQ from the coding sequence ATGGCTGACAACGACATCGCGATCATCGGCATGGCGGGGCGCTTCCCCGGTGCCGCCGACCTCCACGCCTTCTGGAAGAACCTGCGGGAGGGCGTCGAGTCCATCTCCCGCTTCCAGGCGGAGGAGCTGGAGCCGTCCCCACTCGTCCCCGAGGCGCTGCGCGCGCACCCGGACTTCGTGCGCGCGGGTGGCGTGCTCGAGGGCGCGGACCTGTTCGATCATGGCTTCTTCGACATCGCCCCTCGCGAGGCGCTGTGGATGGATCCCCAGCAGCGCGTGTTCCTGGAGTGCGCCTGGGCCGCGCTCGAGGACGCGGCGTATGACCCGGAGCGCTTCCCTGGGAAGATCTCCCTCTACGCGGGCGCCGGCCAGTCCGGGCACGTGCTGTCCCTGCTGGGCCATGTGAAGAAGGATCCCGCCTCCCTCTTCGAGGCGCTCGGCACCACCAACGCGGAGAACGTCGCCACCAAGGCGTCCTTCAAGCTCCGGCTGCGCGGCGAGAGCCTCGCCCTCTACACCGCGTGCTCCACGGGCCTCGTCGCCGTCCACATGGCCTGCCAGAGCCTCCTGCTGCGACAGTCCGACATCGCCCTGGCCGGCGCGGTCCGCATCTCGCTCCCGCAGCGCACCGGCTACCTCTACCAGGACGGGATGATCTTCTCGCCCGATGGGCACTGCCGCGCCTTCGACGCGCGCGCCCGGGGCACCGTCAGTGGCAATGGCGTGGGCGTCGTCGTCCTCAAGCCGCTCGCCGACGCGCTGCGGGATGGCGATCACGTCTATGCCGTCATCAAGGGCTCGGCCATCAACAACGACGGCCACCAGAAGGTGGGCTACACCGCGCCCAGCGTCGAGGGACAGGCGGAGGCCATCTCCGAGGCGCTCGCCTACGCGGGCGTCGGGGCAGGGGAGCTGGACTACGTGGAGGCCCACGGCACCGGCACGCCGCTCGGGGATCCGATCGAGTTGTCCGCCCTCACGCGCGCCTTCCGCCGCGACACCGAAGCCCGGGGCTACTGCGCGATCGGCTCGGTGAAGACCAACATCGGCCACCTGGACACCGCGGCGGGCATCGCCGGGCTGCTCAAGGCCACCCTGGCGCTCCACCACGAGGAGCTCCCCGCCAGCCTCCATTTCGAGCGCCCCAATCCGGCCATCGACTTCGCCGGCAGCCCCTTCTTCGTCGCCTCCGAGCGCCGGCCCTGGGCTCGCGGCGAGAAGCCCCGGCTCGCGGGCGTCAGCTCCTTCGGCATCGGCGGCACCAACGCGCACGCCATCCTCGGCGAGGCTCCACTCACCGAGAGCCGCCCCAGCGCCCGGCCCCGCCAGCTCGTCACGCTCTCCGCGCGCACCGCCACCGCGCTGGACGCCATGACGCACGAGCTCGCCGCCTGGCTGGAGGCCCGGCCGGGCGTGGACCTGGCCGACCTCGCCTTCACCCGCAACGTGGGACGCAAGGCCTTCGAGCACCGGCGCACGCTCGTCGCGGCGGATGTGCCCTCGCTGCTCGGACGGTTGAAGGCGCCTCCCGCGGCCCAGGCGATCCCCAGCCTGGAGGCGGCCCGCGAGCAGCGGGTGGCCTTCCTCTTCCCCGGCCAGGGCGCGCAGTCCGTGGGCATGGCGCGCGAGCTGTACGCCGCCGAGCCCGGCTTCCGCGAGCACGTGGATGCCTGCCTCGCGCTGCTCACTCCCCGCCTGGGCAGGCCCCTGCATCCGCTGCTGTACCCGGCTCCCGCGCAGGAGGCCGAGGCCCGTGAGGCGCTCGCGGATCCCCGCTACGCGCTGCCCCTGCTCTTCACCGTGGAGTACGCGCTCGCCCGGTTGTGGATGGACTGGGGCGTGGAGCCGCGGGCCCTGTTCGGCCACAGCTACGGCGAGTACGTGGCCGCGTGCCTCGCGGGCGTGCTGACGCTGGAGGACGCGCTGGCGCTCGCGGTGGTGCGGGGCCAGTTGATGGCGCGCATGCCTCCCGGCGCCATGACCGCCGCGGGCTGCTCCGAGGCCGAGCTCCAGCCCCTGCTCACCGGGGCGCTATCGCTCGCGTCGATCAACGGTGCCAGCCGCTGTGTCGTCTCCGGCCCCGTGGACGAGGTGGAGCGGCTCGAGCAGGAGCTGGCGCGCCGTGGGGTGGGTTCGCTGCGGCTGCCCGCGCGACAGGCCTTCCACTCGGCGGCGGTGGAGCCCCTGCGCGAGGAGCTCCAGCGCACCGTCGCGGGACTGCGGCTGTCCGCGCCCCAGCGTCCCTATATCTCCAGCCTCACCGGGACGTGGATCCGCCCCGAGGAGGCCACGGATCCGTCCTACTGGGCCCGGCAGATGCGCCAGCCCGTGCGCTTCGCCGAGGGCCTGGACACCCTCCAGCGGGATGGGTGTGCCGTCTTCCTCGAGGTGGGGCCCGATCAGGCGCTCACCACGCTGGCCCGCATGCACCTGCGCGGCTCGGAGCCGGTGCGCGTGGTCCCCTCACTGCCTCGCTCGGGTGTCTCCGCGTCCGATCATGGCGCGCTGCTGGAGGCGGTGGGCGCGCTGTGGCAGGCCGGGCTGGAGGTGAGCTGGGAGCGCTTCTACGCCCATGAGCAGCGCCAGCGGCTGTCCCTGCCCTCGTACCCCTTCGAGCGCCAGCTCTTCCGGCTCGAGCCCCGCTGGATGGAGATGGACGTGGCGCCGGCTCCGGTTCCGGTCATGGCGCCCGTCACGGCTCCTGTCGCGGCTCCGATTTCCGTCGTGGCCCCGGCCGGCAAGGAAGGCCCGCGCACCGACGTCGAGCGGCAGGTGATGGCCATCTGGCGCGAGCGGCTCGGTGTCGAGGACTTCGGCATCCACGACAACTTCCTGGAGCTGGGCGGCAACTCGCTGATGGCGGCGCAGATGCTCACGCGCCTGCGCGAGTCCTTCCCGGTGCAGATCCCCCTGAGCGACCTCTTCGAGGCCCCCACCGTGGCGGGCGTCGCCGGGCGCATCGAGGCCCGCCTGAAGGAGGTGGAGGGCTCGGGGACGGGCGTGCCGGTGCCTCGGCTCGTGCCCGTGACGCGCGAGGGAGAGCTGCCGCTGTCCTTCGTGCAGGAGCGCGTGTGCGCGCTGGAGCGCTTCTCGCCCGGCAACCCGGCGCTCCACATGTCCGTGGCCCTCCGGTTGACGGGCTCGCTGGACGTGGCCGTGCTGGAGCGCGGCCTCGCGGAGATCGTCCGCCGCCATGAGGTCCTTCGCGTCACCTACGCGTTCGTGGACGGCCGGTTCGTGCCCCGCGTGCACTCCGAGATGAAGACGCCCCTCCAGGTGGTTGTCCTGGAGGGCTCCCGCGAGCAGCGCGAGGCGGAGGCCCTCCGGCTCGCCCAGGAGGACATCGAGCGGCCCTTCTCCCTGGAGCAGGGTCCCGTCCTCCGCGCTTCCCTGGCGCGCATCGCTCCGGACTCGCACCTGCTGTTCGTCACCGTGCACCACGTCATCTCGGACACGCTGTCCATGGTGGCGATCGCCCGCGAGCTGGCGGTCAACTACGAGGCCTTCCTCCAGGGCCGCCCCTCTCCGCTCCCCGCGCTCTCCGTGCAGTACATGGACTTCGCGGCCTGGCAGCGGCGCACGCTGGAATCGGGCGCCTTCCCGGCCCAGGTGGCTTATTGGCGCGAGCGCATGGCCGCTCCTCCGGGCCCGCTGGCGCTTCCCACGGATCGTCCGCGCGGGGCCTCGAGTCCGCTCCGCAGCGCCCGCCGCCTCTTCGGCCTGTCCCGCCGGCTCTCCGACGCCATCCTGGCGCTCGGCCAGCGCGAGGGCTTCACCTCCTTCATGATCCTCCTCGCCGGCTACAAGGCGCTGCTGGCCCGCTACGCCGGCCAGGAGGACATCGTCGTGGGCACGCCCATCGGCAACCGCTCCCGTGGCGAGCTGGAGCCGCTGATCGGCTACGTGGCCCACGCCGTCCCGCTGCGCACCGACCTCTCGGGCGATCCCTCCTTCCGCGAGCTGATCGGCCGCGTGCGCGACACGACGCTCGGCGCCCACGCGAACCCGGACGTCCCCTATGAGCACCTCGTGCGCGAGCTCGAGCCGAAGAAGGACTCCGGCACCTCGCGGCTGTTCGACGCGCTCTTCGTCCTCCATCACGCGGGCTTCGGCTCGCACGTGGAGCTGCCCGGCCTCCGGCTGGAGCACGTGCAGGTGGAGGCACCCTCGCAGTTCGGCTCGCTGCTCTCCAGCCACTGCCTCGCCCTGGGCGAGAGCGAGCAGGGCTTCTCCGGTGACATGGAGTACGCCACCGAGCTCTTCGATGCCGCCACCATCGAGCGGATGATCGGCCACTTCGAGGCGCTCCTCGCGTCGGCAGTGGAGAACCCCGATCTGCGCCTCTCCGAGCTGTCCCTGGAGACCCGCGAGGAGCGGAGTCAGCGGGAGGCCCTCGCGGCCCCGGCTCCGCGCGGGGAGATCATCTCGATCGCCGCGCTGCTGGAGGCCCAGGCCTCGAAGGCTCCGGAGGCACCCGCCGTCACCGCCGGGGCGCGAAGCCTCTCCTGGGGTGAGCTGCGCGAGCGGGCCCGGCATCTGGCCGGAGCACTGGTGCACAAGGGCGTGGGGCCGGAGCAACTCGTGGCCGTGTGCCTGGAGCCGTCTCCCGAGCGCCTCGTGGCGCAATGGGCCGTGCTGGAGGCCGGTGGGGCCTGGGTGCTCGTGCCGCCGTCGCGGCTGCGGGAGCTGGCTTCCCTTGCTCCCGAGGGCGCACCGGTGCCGCTGTTGCTCACGGACTCGCGGCTGCGCACCAGCGTTCCGCTGGACGCCTCGCGGGTGTTGTACGTGGACACGTCCCTGGAGGGAGTGCCCGCGCTGGAGCACCGCGCCGCTCCGGCCGGTGCCGAGGCCATGGTCTGCCTCGAGGCGCTGGGTGTCACCGAGGCCACGCCGCGCCGGGCCATCCACACGCCGCGTACGGTGGCCCACCTGTTCCGCGCGCTCGACGAGGGCCAGGGAGGAACCTCCGGAGGCGCATGGCTGTGGGCCGAGGAGGCCGCGGGGCAGGGGAGCGGACTGGAAGTGTTGTGGGCGCTGTGCCGGGGCCTGCGCGTCGTCCTGCCGCGTGAGCCCGCGAGCGCCCGGTTCGTGGTGGGCCGGGACTCCGCGCCTCGCCGCCCGCTGGCCTTCAGCCTCTCGTACTTCGCCAATGACGAGGACACGCTCGGCCGGCGCAAGTACCAGCTCCTGCTGGACGGAGCGCGCTTCGCCGACTCGCACGGCTTCTCCGCCATCTGGACGCCCGAGCGTCACTTCCACTCCTTCGGCGGCCTCTACCCGAGCCCCGCCATCACCGGCGCGGGCATCGCCACCCTCACCGAGAACGTGGGCATCCGCGCGGGCAGCGTGGTGCTCCCCCTGCACGATCCCCTCCAGGTGGCCGAGGAGTGGGCGATGATCGACAACCTCTCCGGTGGCCGGGTGGGGGTGTCGTTCGCCTCGGGCTGGCACGCCAATGACTTCGTCTTCGCCCCGGACAACTACGCGCGCCGCAAGGAGCTCATGCACCGCGGCATCGAGACGGTGCGGCACCTGTGGCGGGGCGGGACGGTGCGCCGCCGCAATGGGGATGGCCACGAGGTGGAGATCTCCATCCGCCCGAGGCCCGTGCAGGCGGAGCTGCCCTTCTGGCTCACGGCCGCCGGAAGCCCGGAGACCTTCCGGCTCGCGGGCGAGCTGGGCGCCAACGTGCTCACCAACCTGATGGGCCAGCAGCTCGACTCGCTGGCCGAGAAGGTGGCGCTCTACCGCGAGACGTGGCGGCGGCATGGCCATGGTCCGGGCCGGGGCCACGTGAGCCTGATGATGCACGCCTTCCTCGGGACGGAGGTGTCCGAGGTGCGCCGCACCGTGCGCGAGCCGCTGATGCGCTACTTCCGCGGCTCGGTGGACATCTCCAGTGGCTTCATCGCCAGCCAGGGCCTCAACGTGGATCCGCGGAGCCTCTCGCCCCGCGACATGGAGGCGATGCTGGAGCACGGCTTCGAGCGCCACCTGGAGGACGGCGGGCTCTTCGGGACGCCCGAGTCCTGTGAGGCCATGATCGAGCGCGTGCGGCGGCTGGACGTGGACGAGGTGGCCTGTCTGGTGGACTTTGGCACCAGTGTGGAGGAGACGATGACCAGCCTCCAGCACCTGGACACCCTGCGGCGGCGCTCGCAGCCGCAAGGGACCGGGGCCGTGTCCTCCGTGTGGGCGGAGAGCGGCGCGGAGGTGGAGTCGGTGCTCGCGCTGGTGCGCGAGACGGGCGCCACGTACCTGCACTGCACGCCCTCGCTGGCCCGCGCGCTCGCCACGCTCCCGCGAGTCTCCGAGGCGCTCCGCTCCGTGCGGCGGCTGTTCGTCGAGGGCGCGGCTCCAGAGCTGGCCGCCTCGCTCGCACGCGCGGCCGGTGTGGAGGTGCTGCGCCGCGAGGAGGCCTTCGGGCCCGCGGCGTGGCTGCCGGTGCGCGCGGAGGAGAAGGGGACTCCGGTGTTCCTGCCTCCCGCGCACCTGCACGTTCAGGTGCTGGACTCCCGGGGCATGCCCGTTCCCGTGGGCGTCTCCGGTGTGCTCGCCATTGGAGGCGAGGGCGTCCCGCGGGGCTTCTGGAAGGAGCCGCCCCTGGAGGCCGGAGCACGGCTGCTCCCCATGGGACAGCGCGCCCGGCGCAGGGCCGATGGCTCCGTGGAGCTGCTCGCGGGGGGAGCTCCGGCGGCCCGCCGTCCGGCTCCCGCGCCCGTTCAGGCTCCTCGTCCAGAGGTGGCTCGTCCGGAAGCGGCTCGCCGTGCCGAGGGACCGCCCTCCATCGCCCGCGTGCCGCGCGATCGGCCGCTGCCCCTCAGCTTCTCCCAGCAGCGGCTGTGGTACCTGGATCAGCTCGAGCCGGGGAACGTGGCCTACAACAACCCGTCCGCGCTGCGGCTCAGCGGGCCCCTCAATGCCGCCGCGCTGGAGCGCGCCCTCAACGAGGTGGTCCGCCGTCACGAGGCGCTCCGCACCACCTTCGCCCTGGAGGACTCCGGCCCCGTGCAGCGCATCGCCGAAGCCCTGTCCGTGCCCCTGCCGGTGGTGCGGCTGGAGGCGGAGGGAGACCGTGACGCGGCGATCGTCGAGTGGGCCCGTGAAGAGGCCCGGCGGCCCTTCGAGCTCGCGGCCGGTCCGCTGATTCGCGCGGCGCTGCTGCGCATCGAGGACACGGAGCACGTGCTGCTCGTCACCCCGCACCACATCGTCTCCGATGGCTGGTCCGCGGGCGTGATGTTGAAGGAGCTGGCGGTCCTCTACGCCGCCTTCGTCTCGGGCGCCGCCTCGCCGCTGCCAGAGCTGCCCGTGCAGTACGTGGATTACGCCGCGTGGCAGCACGAGTGGCTGCGCGGGCCCACGCTGGAGAAGGAGCTGTCCTGGTGGAAGCAGACGCTGGCCGACGTGCCGGTGCTGCGGCTCTCCACCGACAAGCCCCGGCCGGCGGTGCAGTCCTACCGGGGCGCGCAGCACCGCTTCACCGTGCCCCGGAGCGTGTCCGAGGCGTTGGGGGCGCTCGCGAAGCGCGAGGGCGCCACGCCCTTCATGGTGCTCATGGCCGCCTACCAGCTGCTCCTGTCCCGTTACAGCGGCCAGGAGGACTTCGCGGTGGGCACCGCCGTGGCCGGCCGCAGCCGTCCCGAGCTCGAGCCCCTCGTGGGCTGCTTCATCAACTCGCTGCCCCTGCGCGCCGATCTCTCCGGGGATCCGTCCTTCGTGGAGCTGCTCGGCCGCGTCCGCCGCACCGCCCTGGAGGGCTTCGCCCACCAGGAGGTCCCCTTCGAGAAGCTGGTCGACGCGCTGCACGTCTCGCGTGACCTGGGCCACTCGCCCATCTTCCAGACGCTGTTGGTGCTCCACAACGTTCCCATGCCCACCGTGAAGCTCGCGGGCCTCACCCTGAGCGGCATGGACCTCCACGTGGGCGCCGCCAAGCTGGACCTCGCGCTGGAGCTACGCGAGACGCCGGACGGCCTGTGGGGCGGCCTCGAGTACAACACCGACCTCTTCGACGCGGAGACCATCGCCCGCCTGGGCGGCCACTTCCTGCGCCTGCTCGAGGGCATCGCCGCGGCTCCAGAGCACCGGCTCTCCGCGCTGACACTCCTGTCCGAGGCGGAGCGCCGCCAGCTCCTGGTGGAGTGGAATCCGCCTCACGTGCCCGCGTCTTCCGCCACCGTGCTCGAGCTCTTCGAGGCCCAGGTGGCCCGGACTCCGGACGCGCCCGCCGTGGCCGATGCCGGAGAGGTGCTCTCGTACCGTGAGCTGGCCGCCCGGGCCTGGCGCATCGCCTCGCTGCTGCGGCGGCAGGGCGTGGGTTCCGAGTGCGTGGTGGCCCTCGCGATGGAGCGCCCCACGGACGTCGTGTCCTCGATCCTGGGCACGCTCGCGGCCGGTGGCGCCTGGCTCCCGTTGGATCTCTCGAGCCCGCCGGAGCGGTTGCGGCTCGTGCTCGAGGACGCGGGGGCACGCGTGGTGCTCACCCGGGAGGCCATGACGGGCCGGTTCGCGGGAGCGGGAAGGACCGTGCTCGCCGTGGAGTCCGCGGCGTCCGAGCCCTCCGTGCCTCTCACGTCGCGCCCCGAGCCCCATCACGCGGCCTACGTGCTCTTCACCTCCGGCTCCACGGGCAAGCCCAAGGGCGTGGTGGTGGAGCACCGCCAGCTCGCGCACGCCACCCGGGCCCGCTTCGAGGTGTATGGGACTCCGGGCGTCTGTGTCCCGCTATCGCCGTTCACCTTCGATGCCTCGCTCGCCGGCCTGTTCTGGACGCTGCTCCACGGCGGCACGCTGCGCTTCCCGGACTCCGGCGTCATGGATGATCCGCGCGAGCTGGCCGCGTCCCTCGCGCGGCACGGCGTCACGCACCTCATTGGCGTGCCGGTGCTGTACGCGCAGATCCTCGCGGCGGCTCCGGCTGGTGGGCTCTCCAGCCTGCGGGCCGTGACCGTCGGCGGCGAGGCCTGCCCGCGTGACCTGGTCCGTGCCCACCACGAGGCCCTGCCTGGCACGGCCCTCTTCAACGAGTACGGCCCCACCGAGGCCACCATCTGGAGCACCGTGCACAAGGTGGATCCCTCGGACCTGGGACCCGTGCCCATCGGCCGTGCCATCCCCGGTGCCCGGGTGTACGTGCTCAGCGAGCGCCTCCAGCCCGTCCCCGTGGGCGTGCCGGGCGAGCTGTACGTCGGCGGTGCGGGCGTGGCGCGTGGCTACCTCGGGCGGCCCGAACTCACCTCCGAGCGCTTCGTGGCGGATCCGTTCGATACGAGCCCCGGCGCGCGGCTGTACCGCACGGGAGATCGCGTGCGCTGGCGGAAGGACGGGGTGCTCGAGTTCCTCGGACGCCAGGACGGACAGGTGAAGGTGCGGGGCTTCCGCATCGAGACGGGCGAGGTGGAAGTGGCGCTCGCCGCCCACTCCGGACTGCGCGAGGTGGCGGTGGCCGCTCGCGAGGACGGGCGGGGTGGCAGGCGGCTCGTGGGCTACGTCGTGCCGCACCAGCGCCCGGGGCCCACTCCGGACGCGCTGCGCGCCTTCCTGCGCGAGCGGCTCCCCGAGTACATGGTGCCGTCCGCCTTCGTGGAGCGCGAGTCCCTGCCGCGCACGCGCAACGGCAAGGTGGACCTGGGTGCTCTTCCGGCCCCGGAGCTCCAGACCGCCGTGCGGAGCGCCGCGTACGTGGCACCGCGCAACGAGCTGGAGACGCAGCTCGCGCGCATCTGGTGCGAGGTGCTCGGCGTGGAGCGCGTGGGCGTGGATGACAACTTCTTCGAGCTGGGAGGGGACTCCATCCTCAGCATCCAGATCGTCACGCGTGCGGGCCGGGCCGGCATCGAGCTGTCTCCGCGCCAGGTGTTCCAGAACCCCACGGTGGCCCGGCTCGCGGCGGTGGCGAACACGCGGCTCGCCGTGCAGGCCGAGCAGGGGCCGGTGACGGGCCCGGTGGCGCTGAGCCCCATCCAGCGCTGGTTCTTCGCGCAGTCTCCGGCGGAGCCCCACCACTGGAACATGTCGCTCTTCCTGGAGGTGCGCACGGCCCTGGACGCGGCGCTGCTGGAGCGCACGCTGGGACTCGTGGTCGAGCACCACGACGCGTTGCGGCTGCGCTTCGCTCGCACGGAGGCGGGCTGGCGGCAGGTGTGCGCGCCCCCGGGCGAGCCCGTGCGGCTGGAGCGCGTGGACCTGTCCGGCGTGGCTCCCGAGGCGCGGACCGCTGAGCTGGAGCGGCGGGCCACGGAGGCGCAGAGCTCACTCCGGTTGGAGGAGGGGCCGCTGCTCCGGGCCGTGTTGTTCGACCTTGGGTCGGGACAGTCCGGGCGGCTGCTGCTCGTGCTGCATCACCTGCTGGTGGATGGCGTCTCCTGGCGCATCCTCCTGGAGGATTTGCTGGGGACGTACCAGCGGCTCGCGGCGGGCGCTCCGGTGGCACTGCCGCCGAAGACCACCTCCTTCCAGGCCTGGGCCCATGGCCTCTCCGAGCACGCTCGCTCCGGCAAGCTCGACGCCGAGCGCTCCTGGTGGCTGGCGCGTCCCTGGGCCCGCGTGACGCGGCTGCCAGTGGATTCACCGGGAGGGGAGAACCTCGAGGGCACGGCACGCGGCGTGAGCCTGAGCCTCACCGCCGAGGAGACGCGCGCGCTGCTGCAGGACGTGCCGAAGGCGTACCACTCGCAGATCAACGACGCGCTGCTCACGGCGCTGGCGCGGACGGTGGGGCGCTGGTCCGGCAACCCGCTGGTGCTGGTGGACGTGGAGGGCCACGGGCGCGAGGAGCTGCTCGCGGGCCTGGACGTCTCGCGCACGGTGGGCTGGTTCACCACGTTCTTCCCGGCGCTGCTGGAGGCGCGGCAGGCCGCGGGCCCGGGTGAGACGCTGCGGGACGTGAAGGAGTCGCTCCGCGCCGTGCCCTCCAAGGGCATGGGGTATGGGCTGCTGCGCCACCTGGCCGAGGACGCCGGGCTGGCGGGGTTGCCCCGGGCCGAGCTGAGCTTCAACTACCTCGGACAGGTGGACGGGGCGCTGAACGGGAACGGGATGCTCGCGCTCGCGCCCGAGGGCATGGGCCCGCAGCGTGGGCCTCGTACCCGCAGGCCGTACCTGCTCGACGTGGTGGGCGCCGTGGTGGGCGGCCGCCTCCAGATGACGTGGACGTATGGGGAGTCGATTCACCGCCGGGAGACCGTCGAGAAGCTCGCGGCGGACTTCCTGGAGCGGTTGCGCGAGCTGATCGCGCACTGCCAGTCCCCCGAGGCCGGAGGCCACACGCCCTCCGACTTCCCGATGGCCAAGGTGAAGCAGTCCCAACTCGACAAGCTTTCCGCACGGTTCGGCAAGAAGACCCAATGA